In one Natronosalvus amylolyticus genomic region, the following are encoded:
- the kynU gene encoding kynureninase, with translation MDIDGIDATATAAETLDDEDPLSSLRERFDLPDEWYLDGNSLGPASVESVAALEHVIEEWRTLGIRGWTEANPPWFWYGERLGDRVADLVGANGDEVVVGNSTTVNIHTLIGTFLDHADGTKVVVNELDFPTDHYAIRSQLRARGLDPDEHLVVVESDDGRTISEDDVREAMDSTVAILFFPSILYRSGQLFDIETLTKIAHEYGAFAGFDLAHSVGAVPHDLHALDVDFAVWCHYKYVNAGPGAVAGLYVNERHHGVTPALAGWWGHDKETQFEMALEYTPAQSAGAWQIGTVPIFAAAPLDGALSVLEEVGMAAIREKSIALTEYLIALSDERLAQRGVRIGSPRAPAERGGHVALEHDCAYALGDALRGRGYIVDVRPPDVVRVCPSPLYIGFHDVWSFVDAMVDILDSESLENSEKRGVT, from the coding sequence ATGGACATCGATGGGATCGACGCGACAGCGACAGCGGCGGAAACGCTCGACGACGAAGATCCGTTATCCTCGCTACGAGAACGATTCGACCTGCCCGACGAGTGGTATCTCGATGGTAACTCCCTTGGACCGGCGAGTGTCGAATCGGTCGCCGCCCTCGAGCACGTCATCGAGGAGTGGCGCACGCTCGGCATTCGTGGCTGGACCGAGGCGAATCCACCGTGGTTCTGGTACGGCGAGCGACTGGGTGATCGCGTCGCCGACCTCGTCGGCGCGAACGGGGACGAAGTGGTCGTCGGCAACTCGACCACGGTGAATATCCACACCCTCATCGGGACGTTCCTCGACCATGCCGACGGTACTAAAGTCGTCGTCAACGAACTCGATTTTCCGACCGATCACTACGCGATCCGCTCACAACTTCGAGCTCGTGGCCTCGACCCTGACGAACACCTGGTCGTCGTCGAGAGCGACGACGGGCGAACGATCTCGGAAGACGATGTCCGTGAAGCGATGGATTCGACCGTGGCAATCCTCTTTTTCCCGTCGATACTGTACCGCAGCGGACAACTTTTCGATATCGAGACCCTCACGAAGATCGCTCACGAGTACGGCGCGTTTGCGGGATTCGATCTGGCACACTCCGTAGGAGCCGTTCCACACGACTTGCACGCACTCGACGTCGACTTTGCCGTCTGGTGTCACTACAAATACGTCAACGCCGGACCGGGTGCAGTTGCCGGGCTGTACGTCAACGAACGACACCACGGAGTCACGCCAGCACTCGCCGGGTGGTGGGGCCACGACAAAGAGACGCAGTTCGAGATGGCACTCGAGTACACACCTGCACAATCGGCTGGGGCCTGGCAGATCGGAACGGTTCCTATATTTGCCGCCGCCCCACTCGACGGCGCACTGTCGGTGCTCGAGGAGGTCGGCATGGCGGCCATTAGAGAGAAATCGATCGCCCTGACCGAGTATCTCATCGCGCTCTCTGACGAACGACTCGCACAGCGGGGAGTACGTATCGGTTCGCCTCGAGCGCCGGCCGAGCGAGGTGGTCACGTCGCTCTCGAGCACGACTGCGCGTATGCCCTCGGCGACGCCCTCCGTGGGCGAGGATACATCGTGGACGTTCGACCACCCGACGTCGTCCGCGTGTGTCCATCACCGCTGTATATTGGATTCCACGACGTGTGGTCGTTCGTCGACGCAATGGTCGACATTCTCGATTCGGAGTCACTCGAAAACAGCGAGAAGCGTGGCGTTACGTAG
- a CDS encoding alpha/beta hydrolase produces the protein MEPSTLRTPLDAEVQTLLEEPTYRTLPPWHTLSVDGARKLEDTVFGGEPTRPLPMVRDTTISGPATEIPVRLYYGSTDNSLPVLLFFHGGGWTLGTLDSADDICRELASRTNSLVVSVAYRLAPEHPFPAALEDAIAALEWLETVADGIGGDSTRIGVCGSSAGGNLAGALARWDANRKSPTILQQALLYPITNHSFETDSYDEQADGPLLTRKDMRWFWNQYLRHPVDGENPYVSILQGDHVGLPTTTVVTCGHDPLRDEGLAYAQRLGESGVSVRSQHHPSLSHGALSLADSVAMADQAMDDLTGVIRANWGLE, from the coding sequence ATGGAACCATCGACGCTTCGAACTCCACTCGATGCGGAGGTCCAGACGCTGCTCGAGGAGCCGACATATCGAACGCTTCCTCCCTGGCACACCCTCTCGGTGGATGGCGCACGGAAACTCGAGGATACCGTGTTCGGCGGAGAGCCCACACGGCCACTTCCCATGGTGCGGGACACGACAATCTCCGGGCCGGCAACCGAAATCCCGGTTCGGCTGTACTACGGATCGACCGATAATTCACTACCCGTGTTGCTCTTCTTTCACGGCGGCGGGTGGACGCTCGGCACGCTCGATTCGGCCGACGATATCTGTCGCGAACTTGCCTCTCGTACCAACTCACTTGTCGTCTCCGTCGCCTATCGACTCGCCCCCGAACACCCGTTTCCGGCCGCGCTCGAGGACGCCATTGCAGCGCTCGAGTGGCTAGAAACTGTGGCCGACGGTATCGGCGGAGACAGTACCCGAATCGGTGTCTGTGGCTCGAGCGCCGGTGGGAATCTTGCAGGGGCACTCGCTCGATGGGACGCGAACCGGAAGTCACCAACAATCCTCCAGCAAGCCCTTTTGTATCCGATCACGAACCACTCCTTCGAGACGGATTCCTACGACGAACAGGCCGATGGCCCGTTACTGACGCGGAAGGATATGCGCTGGTTCTGGAACCAGTACCTTCGACATCCGGTCGATGGGGAAAATCCGTACGTATCCATACTCCAGGGCGATCACGTCGGCCTGCCAACGACGACGGTCGTCACCTGTGGCCACGACCCACTTCGTGACGAGGGCCTCGCCTACGCTCAGCGTCTCGGGGAAAGCGGAGTGTCCGTACGGAGCCAACACCATCCCTCGCTGTCACATGGTGCACTGAGTCTCGCAGACTCGGTTGCGATGGCGGATCAGGCGATGGACGACCTGACGGGGGTGATTCGAGCGAATTGGGGACTCGAATGA
- the dph2 gene encoding diphthamide biosynthesis enzyme Dph2 translates to MSQESDSSYSEGDLRNTGMALKHDREWDYELERIVDEVEEKNAKKIGLQFPEGLKRRGPNVADDLRELVPDDVTIMLSGQPCYGACDLDTYLMKRTDVFVHFGHSPMKNTDKVIYVPLFSNVEVIPILEESLETLQSPEETPEVGLVTTAQHMNRFSEMADYLEDQGYEVQTRRGDERLTHEGQVLGCNYASADVPADQVLYVGGGKFHPLGLAMEHPDKHVVIADPVNNVVTVADTEKFMKQRYGAVHRAMDARKWGVIFCTKIGQGRWEIAQDILADNDDAYLITMDEVTPDRLQNFDMDAFVNTGCPRITTDDGPRFHKPMLTPGEYEIAVGNEPLDSLEFDTFHGTW, encoded by the coding sequence ATGAGTCAAGAGTCGGATTCGTCCTACAGCGAGGGTGATCTCCGGAACACCGGGATGGCCCTCAAACACGACCGCGAGTGGGACTACGAACTCGAACGAATCGTCGACGAGGTCGAGGAGAAAAACGCCAAAAAGATCGGTCTGCAGTTCCCCGAGGGCCTGAAACGTCGCGGACCGAACGTGGCGGACGACCTGCGCGAACTGGTTCCCGACGACGTCACTATCATGCTCTCGGGCCAGCCGTGCTATGGTGCCTGTGACCTCGACACCTACCTGATGAAACGGACCGACGTGTTCGTTCACTTCGGCCACTCCCCGATGAAAAACACGGATAAGGTCATTTATGTCCCCCTGTTCTCGAACGTCGAGGTCATCCCGATTCTCGAGGAGTCACTGGAGACGCTGCAATCACCCGAGGAAACGCCCGAAGTCGGTCTCGTCACGACTGCCCAGCACATGAACCGTTTTTCCGAGATGGCCGACTACCTCGAGGACCAGGGTTACGAGGTCCAGACCCGTCGTGGGGACGAACGACTGACCCACGAAGGACAGGTGTTAGGCTGTAACTACGCCAGTGCGGACGTTCCTGCAGACCAGGTCCTCTACGTCGGTGGCGGCAAGTTCCACCCGCTCGGCCTGGCGATGGAACACCCCGACAAGCACGTGGTGATTGCAGACCCCGTGAACAACGTCGTCACCGTCGCAGACACGGAGAAATTTATGAAACAGCGCTACGGTGCAGTCCACCGAGCGATGGACGCCAGAAAGTGGGGCGTCATCTTCTGCACCAAAATCGGCCAGGGCCGCTGGGAAATCGCTCAGGACATCCTCGCGGACAACGACGACGCCTATCTCATCACGATGGACGAAGTTACGCCCGACCGACTCCAGAACTTCGATATGGACGCTTTCGTTAACACCGGCTGTCCACGAATCACGACCGACGACGGGCCACGGTTCCACAAACCGATGCTCACCCCCGGCGAGTACGAAATCGCCGTCGGAAACGAACCGCTCGACAGTCTCGAGTTCGATACCTTCCACGGCACCTGGTAA
- a CDS encoding YlbF family regulator: MSVETTSVEELGRELGEAITHLPEYEAFEQAQQAVEDDPAVQEQISEFERVRQQFMLARQAGSATQEDLEELQGTQEELHAMEPMAEFLQAKSELAARLEAVNEAISEPLAVDFGGEAGGCCND; encoded by the coding sequence ATGAGCGTCGAGACGACGTCAGTCGAGGAACTCGGTCGCGAACTGGGTGAGGCCATCACTCACCTTCCCGAGTACGAGGCTTTCGAGCAAGCACAGCAGGCCGTCGAGGACGACCCCGCAGTGCAAGAACAGATATCGGAGTTCGAGCGGGTTCGCCAGCAGTTCATGCTGGCCCGACAGGCCGGCAGTGCCACTCAGGAAGACCTCGAAGAACTACAGGGGACGCAGGAGGAACTGCACGCCATGGAACCAATGGCCGAGTTCTTGCAGGCCAAAAGTGAACTGGCGGCCCGACTCGAAGCCGTTAACGAGGCGATCTCTGAACCACTTGCTGTTGATTTTGGTGGCGAAGCGGGCGGATGTTGTAACGATTAG
- a CDS encoding methionyl-tRNA formyltransferase, with protein sequence MTPPRDASLVYVGCTAPAKAVLETLIDHEYPIEAVVTIGPEMARANSVSGYASLEGVASEHDIRVYQPQGYSMEDSADLDFFQTVDPDLLVVNGWQRLIPESILETATYGALGNHGSAFGLPKGRGRSPLNWSLIEDRDRFLLSVIHLDPGADSGDVLLTRKFDITGFDTIETLYYKVTLLLEEMLLEVVPQILAGTLERAPQRGTPTYYPKRNPEDGEIDWRNGTRSIYNLVRAVADPYPGAFTFADDQQVMIWEAIPFSSDIAVDAPAGTIVAVFWTDEFVVATGDGTVLVRNWDADDWTPTEGSQFDTPSAPPTDRIDSQDHHTNLSSTTDDA encoded by the coding sequence ATGACTCCGCCGCGGGACGCGTCACTCGTCTACGTCGGGTGTACCGCCCCAGCCAAAGCCGTTCTCGAAACGCTCATCGACCACGAGTATCCCATCGAGGCCGTGGTCACCATCGGTCCGGAGATGGCTCGAGCAAACAGCGTTTCCGGCTACGCCTCACTCGAGGGTGTAGCAAGCGAGCACGACATCCGGGTGTACCAGCCCCAGGGATACTCGATGGAAGATTCGGCCGACCTCGATTTCTTCCAGACGGTCGACCCGGACCTCCTCGTCGTCAACGGGTGGCAACGACTCATTCCTGAGTCAATACTCGAGACCGCAACCTACGGCGCACTCGGCAACCACGGGAGCGCGTTCGGGTTGCCAAAAGGCAGGGGGCGCTCACCGCTCAACTGGTCACTGATCGAAGACCGGGACCGATTTTTGCTTTCGGTTATCCACCTGGACCCCGGTGCAGATTCGGGCGACGTCCTTCTCACACGCAAGTTCGACATCACCGGTTTCGATACCATCGAAACCCTGTATTACAAGGTCACGCTCTTACTCGAGGAAATGCTCCTCGAGGTGGTGCCACAGATACTGGCTGGGACGCTCGAACGAGCGCCTCAGCGTGGAACGCCAACCTACTATCCGAAGCGCAATCCAGAAGACGGAGAGATCGATTGGCGCAACGGCACCAGGTCGATTTACAATCTCGTCCGGGCGGTGGCCGACCCGTATCCAGGGGCGTTCACGTTTGCGGATGACCAGCAGGTGATGATCTGGGAGGCGATCCCGTTCTCGAGTGATATTGCAGTGGACGCGCCCGCAGGAACCATCGTCGCCGTCTTCTGGACCGACGAGTTCGTCGTCGCAACGGGAGATGGGACGGTGCTCGTCCGTAACTGGGACGCAGACGACTGGACACCGACAGAGGGCAGTCAGTTCGACACGCCAAGCGCTCCCCCAACGGATCGTATCGACAGCCAAGACCATCACACGAATCTCTCGAGCACCACCGACGATGCCTGA
- a CDS encoding DUF7139 domain-containing protein: protein MAAENPADGYLFDLYREYIGEPDDRTDVYVGFGLFLGGIGLAVVALVLFLWSTTLEPRSDAYWAWVQPAYAIGMISLPALMLGITVLLPSEQRMVYISLAGVALSVVAAIGFVLAYPDNWLYGNDYSVAVVATYAIGLAGVTASTGAALIAHYLDMAQAVQSAEIDESDDEDEGPSYTDEEIQSDIDDAMEGVELSWGGVRKSENKRLSFKNDELDGQHLDSNLATKKTRSSGVDAQVAGLKGLKGGEKKTAVSQGGVDDQTQKLKELRKQKQEEEAAKEREAAADGTRANPVAGLLERIRALIKRN, encoded by the coding sequence ATGGCAGCGGAAAACCCTGCAGACGGGTACCTGTTCGATCTCTACCGAGAGTACATCGGGGAGCCGGACGACCGGACCGACGTCTACGTCGGGTTCGGGTTGTTCCTCGGTGGAATCGGGCTGGCAGTCGTCGCACTCGTGTTATTTCTGTGGAGTACGACTCTCGAACCACGCTCCGATGCATACTGGGCCTGGGTGCAACCCGCGTACGCTATCGGGATGATCTCACTGCCGGCACTCATGCTCGGCATTACGGTGTTGTTGCCCTCCGAACAGCGGATGGTCTACATCTCGCTTGCTGGCGTGGCGCTCTCGGTCGTCGCCGCCATCGGCTTCGTCCTTGCTTACCCAGACAACTGGCTCTATGGGAACGATTACAGCGTCGCCGTCGTCGCCACCTACGCCATCGGCCTCGCAGGAGTGACCGCCTCGACCGGAGCAGCATTGATCGCACATTACCTGGACATGGCCCAGGCCGTCCAATCTGCCGAAATCGACGAATCAGACGACGAAGACGAGGGGCCATCGTACACCGACGAAGAAATCCAGTCAGATATCGACGACGCGATGGAAGGCGTCGAACTCTCCTGGGGTGGCGTTCGGAAATCGGAGAACAAACGCCTCAGTTTCAAAAACGACGAACTCGACGGCCAACACCTCGATTCGAATCTGGCGACGAAGAAAACACGCTCGAGCGGTGTAGACGCCCAGGTCGCAGGGCTCAAGGGCCTGAAAGGGGGCGAGAAAAAGACCGCAGTCTCACAGGGCGGAGTCGACGACCAGACCCAGAAACTGAAGGAGCTTCGTAAACAGAAACAGGAAGAAGAAGCTGCCAAAGAGCGGGAAGCCGCTGCAGACGGGACTCGAGCGAACCCCGTTGCCGGCTTACTCGAGCGAATACGGGCGTTGATAAAACGGAATTAA
- a CDS encoding tyrosine-type recombinase/integrase, with protein sequence MATESGVEDGTTIDDPIAYFLEEQRYHGKSERTIDAYERVLRQFETFVRAEESTPADATRRECMAWVHSLRGRRESSTIASYASYVHRFYEYMTRVEAFEGNPMALVMEEMGESIDTNPTRREISIPEMRDFVDEITHPLERAVVVTLLKTGVRVGELCNLDLRDLHVDADQFGLDLGWTPRVALESRPQSLYVDSKPARGSVYNGEKRSASNKRKRETVIPVDQEVATVLLEWLAIRPDPVSPADPLFVDTGGDWGHRLEPSDIRYIVERHAREQGWYRTGGGASENVTPHYFRHFFTTHLRDRTGDRGVVKYLRGDVASDIIDTYTHDWGDQVRTVYESNIYSIC encoded by the coding sequence ATGGCGACTGAATCCGGCGTCGAGGATGGGACAACTATCGACGATCCCATCGCGTACTTCCTCGAGGAGCAACGCTATCACGGGAAATCCGAACGGACCATCGACGCCTACGAACGGGTACTCCGACAGTTCGAGACCTTCGTTCGTGCAGAAGAGTCGACCCCGGCAGACGCGACGCGCCGAGAGTGTATGGCCTGGGTCCACTCGTTGCGAGGGCGGCGTGAGAGCAGTACAATCGCCTCGTATGCGTCCTACGTCCATCGGTTTTACGAGTACATGACGCGCGTCGAAGCCTTCGAGGGGAACCCGATGGCGCTGGTCATGGAAGAGATGGGCGAATCCATCGACACGAATCCGACTCGACGAGAGATATCGATACCTGAAATGCGGGATTTCGTCGACGAGATTACCCATCCACTCGAGCGAGCAGTCGTCGTGACACTGCTCAAAACCGGCGTTCGTGTGGGTGAACTCTGCAATCTGGATCTGCGTGACCTCCACGTCGACGCTGATCAGTTCGGCCTCGACCTGGGTTGGACTCCCAGGGTCGCCCTCGAGAGCCGGCCCCAATCGCTGTACGTGGATTCGAAACCGGCACGCGGGTCCGTCTACAACGGAGAAAAGCGGTCTGCATCGAACAAACGCAAGCGAGAGACGGTGATTCCCGTTGATCAGGAGGTTGCGACAGTCCTCCTCGAGTGGCTCGCGATCCGTCCTGACCCGGTTTCGCCGGCTGACCCCCTCTTCGTCGATACAGGCGGGGACTGGGGACACCGTCTCGAGCCTTCCGACATTCGGTATATCGTCGAACGACACGCTCGAGAGCAGGGCTGGTACCGAACCGGTGGTGGGGCGAGCGAAAACGTGACGCCGCACTACTTCAGGCACTTTTTCACGACGCATTTGCGGGATAGAACGGGTGATAGAGGCGTTGTAAAGTACCTTCGTGGCGACGTCGCGAGCGATATCATCGACACCTATACCCACGACTGGGGTGACCAGGTCCGGACGGTGTACGAATCCAATATCTACTCAATCTGTTGA
- a CDS encoding DUF5805 domain-containing protein — protein sequence MPDDPDTETVVVRTYVPAYQKEAWESHAEDLDMSQSEFVRSMVQAGRNGFESSSEQPPSPDATPGGSGLETQVLELLRSETYSWNELLEAVSDDIETQLEDALDSLQSQDQVRYSGRDGGYIYVGGDV from the coding sequence ATGCCCGACGATCCCGACACGGAGACTGTCGTCGTCAGAACGTACGTCCCTGCCTACCAGAAAGAAGCCTGGGAATCACACGCTGAGGATCTCGATATGAGCCAAAGTGAGTTTGTCAGAAGTATGGTACAAGCGGGTCGAAATGGGTTCGAGTCGTCATCTGAGCAACCCCCTTCTCCGGACGCTACCCCTGGGGGTAGCGGTCTCGAAACACAGGTCCTCGAGTTGCTTCGTTCAGAAACATACTCCTGGAATGAACTCCTCGAGGCGGTCAGTGACGATATCGAAACACAACTCGAGGATGCGCTCGATTCGCTACAAAGCCAGGACCAGGTTCGATACAGCGGGCGCGATGGCGGGTACATTTACGTTGGCGGTGATGTCTGA
- a CDS encoding MBL fold metallo-hydrolase gives MATSDWGDWLPRAIESAAPDGVAVWYLGCNGFALKASDGTTVYIDPYIGLGDPPRTVRMIPVPFDPVDIDHADAVLATHEHTDHVHGPSQAPILAESDATLYAPDDSLAVAREDEQWTDTWNVSEEQLEEVTEGDTLEIGAFTITVEPAHDPDATHPVSYVIEHESGTVFHGGDTKPSPEFEDIGARYDIDLGIFAFGTVGNVPDKETREPVRTRWYNDENQIVECASALQIDRLLPSHWDMWRGLTSDPKVLHHHAKSFEYPRRLEIVEIGDRVDL, from the coding sequence ATGGCTACGAGTGACTGGGGAGACTGGCTCCCTCGAGCGATCGAATCGGCAGCACCCGACGGCGTCGCCGTCTGGTATCTCGGCTGCAACGGCTTCGCGCTGAAAGCGAGCGATGGTACGACGGTTTACATCGATCCGTACATCGGACTGGGCGACCCGCCTCGGACGGTTCGCATGATACCGGTCCCGTTCGACCCCGTCGATATCGACCACGCGGATGCGGTACTCGCAACCCACGAGCACACCGACCACGTCCACGGCCCCTCTCAGGCACCGATTCTCGCCGAATCCGACGCAACTCTGTACGCGCCCGATGACAGTCTCGCGGTCGCTCGCGAAGACGAACAGTGGACCGACACGTGGAACGTCTCCGAGGAGCAACTCGAGGAAGTAACCGAAGGGGACACCCTCGAGATCGGTGCGTTCACGATCACCGTCGAACCGGCACACGACCCCGATGCGACGCACCCGGTTAGTTACGTCATCGAACACGAATCAGGGACGGTGTTCCACGGTGGCGACACCAAGCCATCACCCGAGTTCGAGGATATCGGGGCGCGCTACGATATCGACCTCGGCATTTTCGCCTTCGGCACCGTTGGCAACGTGCCCGACAAAGAGACTCGAGAGCCGGTCCGCACGCGCTGGTACAACGACGAAAACCAGATCGTCGAGTGTGCGAGTGCCCTACAGATCGACCGACTACTGCCGAGTCACTGGGACATGTGGCGCGGACTCACCTCGGACCCGAAGGTCTTGCACCACCACGCGAAGAGTTTCGAATATCCACGGCGTCTCGAGATCGTCGAGATCGGTGACCGGGTCGATCTGTAA
- a CDS encoding AAA family ATPase, producing the protein MSSTTDADDVVEVHDDGVTVQKSFTADEFPVPAIRFEIDSDHDEPVTIRLTEDIPESFPMDSVGFHPEYHSESWTAFQDNHVEFSGTVEPDESLVTVYGIRLDEETDPSAFLTEPTLTNLSESQSSATEDDDSEGAEHVQETMIDDIIDDDSNQVVKDMLSGEADSVPGLEETDDGETDEEEAGDAQSEDAMDAGSEDTLEYDEDDDLEDVDEGAGFLGEDEDLDLDLGDVDTEPTAVDDEAEDDTPDIDLDFGEEEIPPADDVEEDEGLEADEASAEEGDDDEDVPKIELDLEAATEAAGEAATEEGTADDAADDEAKEGVAGEGVEEVAGDEKAADAVADEEVEETVDDEEETEPVADETPDEAALEEEEPTVDIDLEATADETEAKHATESAAASTAGEESIAAQLAAELEAGEVSRADRRAIESALGTDTTPAGTDLAKVEHLQARIEEVAAYTGALEEFLDEEGTGTQVIESFREQVEEFEADLDAFESRLEGTESTLEATTNDVSAIESQMVDLESELESVSDDVGDVSASVEEISADVDRVDSRTADLEGDVETLDDGLETVEASVETIEDDVGGLESGLEAVESDVETLESDLEDVDEAVTDLTEWRDQLGSMFSE; encoded by the coding sequence ATGAGTAGTACTACGGACGCAGATGACGTGGTCGAGGTGCACGACGATGGGGTGACCGTCCAGAAATCTTTTACTGCCGATGAGTTCCCCGTTCCGGCAATTCGGTTCGAGATCGACTCGGATCACGACGAGCCGGTAACGATCCGTCTCACGGAAGATATTCCCGAATCGTTCCCGATGGATAGCGTTGGCTTCCATCCGGAGTACCACAGCGAGAGCTGGACGGCGTTCCAGGACAATCACGTCGAGTTTTCCGGAACGGTCGAACCCGACGAGTCGCTCGTCACGGTGTACGGCATTCGTCTCGATGAAGAGACGGATCCATCAGCGTTCCTCACAGAGCCGACACTGACGAACCTATCGGAGTCGCAGTCGTCTGCCACCGAAGACGACGATAGTGAGGGTGCCGAGCACGTCCAGGAGACGATGATCGACGACATCATCGACGACGACAGCAACCAGGTCGTCAAAGATATGCTGTCGGGTGAAGCGGATTCCGTCCCGGGACTCGAGGAAACCGACGACGGAGAAACCGACGAGGAAGAGGCCGGCGACGCCCAGAGCGAGGACGCGATGGACGCTGGGTCGGAGGACACCCTCGAGTACGACGAAGACGATGATCTCGAGGATGTAGATGAGGGGGCTGGCTTCCTCGGTGAAGACGAAGACCTCGATCTCGACCTCGGCGACGTCGACACCGAGCCGACGGCGGTGGACGACGAAGCGGAAGACGACACCCCAGATATAGACCTTGATTTCGGCGAAGAAGAGATACCACCCGCCGACGACGTCGAGGAGGACGAGGGTCTCGAAGCCGACGAAGCCAGTGCAGAGGAAGGGGACGACGACGAGGACGTTCCCAAAATCGAACTCGACCTCGAGGCGGCGACTGAAGCCGCCGGAGAGGCTGCTACTGAGGAGGGAACTGCAGACGATGCAGCCGACGACGAGGCTAAAGAAGGCGTGGCCGGTGAGGGTGTGGAAGAAGTTGCAGGCGACGAGAAGGCTGCAGATGCTGTGGCTGATGAGGAAGTGGAAGAAACCGTGGACGACGAGGAGGAAACCGAACCCGTTGCGGACGAAACTCCGGACGAAGCAGCCCTCGAGGAAGAAGAACCAACCGTCGACATCGATCTCGAGGCCACAGCGGACGAAACCGAAGCCAAACACGCCACAGAATCGGCTGCGGCCTCGACGGCCGGTGAGGAATCGATAGCCGCCCAACTCGCCGCCGAGCTCGAGGCTGGCGAGGTCAGTAGAGCGGATCGACGAGCGATCGAGTCGGCACTTGGGACTGACACGACGCCAGCTGGCACCGACCTCGCGAAAGTCGAGCATCTCCAGGCTCGAATCGAGGAAGTTGCGGCCTACACGGGCGCACTCGAGGAGTTCCTCGATGAGGAGGGGACGGGTACACAGGTCATCGAATCCTTCCGCGAACAGGTGGAGGAATTCGAGGCCGACCTGGACGCCTTCGAAAGCCGTCTCGAAGGAACCGAATCGACGCTCGAGGCCACAACGAACGACGTTAGCGCAATCGAGTCTCAGATGGTGGATCTGGAATCCGAACTCGAGTCCGTCAGCGACGATGTCGGTGACGTTTCAGCCTCTGTCGAGGAGATCTCGGCGGACGTCGACCGCGTCGACAGTCGGACGGCGGACCTCGAAGGCGACGTCGAGACGCTTGACGACGGATTGGAAACGGTCGAAGCAAGCGTCGAGACGATCGAAGACGACGTCGGAGGGCTGGAATCTGGCCTCGAGGCCGTTGAATCAGACGTCGAAACGCTGGAATCCGACCTCGAGGACGTCGACGAGGCAGTGACGGATCTCACCGAGTGGCGCGACCAGCTCGGGTCGATGTTCTCAGAGTAG